CCCTGTAGAATAATGTCCGCCTCTCCCCAGTCGAATTGGAATTGGTGGCCGAGTTGAAAATCAAGTGGAATGAAGACTTCCTGTAGTTTCTTTTTACGTTTGGCAACGATTTTTCGAATATTGGATGCGGAACCTTTGAAATCATACTCGTCTTCTAGTCGATTGAAGATTCTCGCAGCTGTATGTTTTTGTTTTCCCCAGCTCTTTAGATCTTCCTCAAGCCATTGATCGATAATCGGCAATACTCGCTTTGTTTCATCAGAATACTGCTTTGTACCATAGACCTTTTGGCGTTGAATGGTTGTAGGAGCTACATTTTGTTTTAAGTATTTACTAACGGTGTTTCTTGAAATACCAAGTTTTTCTGCAATTTGTCTTTGTGATAATCCTTCAACCTCTTTTAAAAATTTGATACGATGAAATTGAGCCATATTGATCATCCTTTTGTTCCTCTTCTCTGATTGATAGTTTGGTCACTTACAATCATAAAAGAGGTTAATTAAATTGGAAATCGTGTGGCTCATTTTTTATGTGATCAAACTATTGAAAAGTGGCTCAAATCTAATTTATCAAATACATTGTTGTTGTATATATCATATTTGCTTATTTCTTTGTTGATTGGAAGAACTGGAGAAAGTATTATTCAACAATTCAATTCTTTATTATTTGTAATTTGTTATATAATTTCATTTTTTATAACCATACCCTATGGAGATACCATGCCGTAACTGTTGACTGGTTAAATCACACTCTTATCGATATTACTTTTTCTTTTTTTATCGTACCAGTCGTTATTATTATTTACTTAAGATATTACCCTAAAGGAAAAAAGCAATACTTATATATAGGGATATGGATCGCTTACTTTACAATCATAGAATTTCTTTTCTATAAAAAAGGACTTTTTATTTACGAAAATAATTGGAACCTTTTCTGGTCCGGTGTTTTTAATTTAATACTTTTTACGATGGTCAGAATGCATTATAAACGCCCTCTTACAGCTTTAATCGTATCAATACCTATAATTGCAATCCTATTAATTTTATTCCATCCTTCTCTAAATGATTTGAAATAATTGATGGTGATTTTATGGCAATTGACCAAATATCAACACCTATTTTTTTACTTTTATTGTCCACAATATATATTTTGATGTGGATTTATCTTTTTAGAAATAAAGATTGATTTTCGGTTAATATTTTCTAAGTGGTTTACGAACTAATTACATATTTTTCTCACTTATGTATAACCTAAAATTATTCTTGTAAAAAAGTAGGATTGAGATTCATCTATCAATTGCTTCGATACAAACAAGTGACTAAAAAATGTCACAGAGCTAGTTTAATTTGGGCTTACATTACTTCTGTACATAAAAGTGAGGCTAGAATAATGAAACAGCGGTTTGAAAAAAACACTCTGAGGTTTTTAATGGTCTTGGGTTTGATTATGTTCGTAAATTTAATAAGAAAGCCTCCTACTAAGGATTGGATGTTAATTTTTCTGTTCAAAGGCTATATCTCTTCTATCCTCGATAAGTTAGCGGTGACTAAAAATAAAATAGTGTATCCAGTAAACTTATTTAAATGGTTTGATATTAGCTTTATTTTTGACTATTTACTTTTTCCTGTTGTATGTGTTTACTATAACCAAATTACAAAGTCGTCGAATCTTTTTTGGACAATCGCTAAAACCTTCTATTTCAGTATTCCAATGACATTAATAGAGCACTTTTTTGAAAAGCGTACAAGTCTTATTAAATTTAAAAATGGTTGGAATATTTATTGGAGTTTAATAACACTTTCTTTGACTTTTCTCATATCTCGTACTTATATTGCGTTAGTTAGAAAAGCTGATAATACTCCTGTTCCAAAGAACAGCTAAGGGGTTTATCAGTATTTATTTGTCATTTTACAGATCAATCAATAAGGGTGGAAACAAGTATTTTCCTGTCTACTTGTTAGTTGAATATATTTTCTTAATTAAGATCGATGTCTCCTTTTAAGAGTGAGTACATAAATAAATCATCAAATTTACCACAAGTATATTCATAATGCCTTAGCAAACCCTCTCTTGTAAATCCTTGCTTTTCTACTAATTTTTGTGACGAGAGATTTGCTGGTTCAATTAAAGCTTCAATTCTTTCTAATTGATAGTGATGGTATCCGAATTTAACAACTGCTTCTAATGCTTCACTAGCTATTCCTGTCCCCCAGTAATCTTTACTTAATTCAAATCCAACTTCAGCTCGATGATGTTTGGTAACCATATTAAGAAAGCCACAACTTCCAATAATTTTCCCAACATCTTTTAGTGTAATTCCCCATCTAATGCCAGTGCCATCTTTAACAATAGATTTATACCAATTAATCTCATCCCAAACAGCTTTAACTGTTTGGAAAGGCGCTAACCCCATATGCTTCACAACATCTTTATCAGATAAATATTTAAACATATCACTTGCATCATCGATTGTTACCTCTCTTAAAATTAATCTTTCAGTTTCAATTATCGGAAATTCTTTATTCATTCATTTTCCTTCTTTCGTTTCACTGTTATTAAATAAGTTTGTTTGCTTGCTATCTACTGCAGTTGAGCCAGCTTGGAGGATCGTCTGTTATCCACATTGTCCCATTTTTCTTAATAAACACTTGCAGAGGCTATTACTGCAATGCTCCACATAATAAGTGAAAAAGAAATTGTAAGCCATACAGTATTAACCGTTGTTTTTTCTTCATTCTTTACCTTTTTTAATATCGTTACTAAATTCAAACAAAATATAATACAAAATAAAGGCATTAAAAACCATCCCATATATAGAAATGCAACAATCATTCCCTTCCCTCCCTTTAGTTTAACAACCCTTCTATGTCAGATAAATATCACAATAAATAACTTCACCAAAAAGCACGTAAATCCCTTTTTGGATTCACGCGCTTTGAAGTAATCGTTATCATTTATGGAAATAACTTTAGATGGACTAAGGTAATTCATCTTGATTTTTCACTACAATTTCGTCCTTATTTTCCATAAGTTCTTTTAATGTTTCTTTCTTTTTCTCTCTTTTGTCTGAAAGATGAGACATCAGAATAGCGAAAAGAGCATAACCTCCAATGATAAGCGCAATGATAAAAACAATCGGAGTAGCCCCACTTAAATCAAGTTGTTGCATATTTCCACATCCAATCGATTATAGAAGTATATTTTGAATTAATGAATTATTTTATTCATAAAGATGAATATTTTAAAAGAAATGCATCTAATTATCACCATTGTCCAGTTCAAACATGAACATATCGAATATAATACTAATGCAGGAGCAACTCCTGCTATCATCTTCAGTACATGTGATTAGTAACCTTGGATAAGTTGCTCATCACACAAGCATTTTCTCCTTCAGGCTATTACCCGTTCGTTGGGTAATAGTTTTTTATGTTATATCTAGGTA
This genomic stretch from Metabacillus sp. B2-18 harbors:
- a CDS encoding GNAT family N-acetyltransferase, which produces MNKEFPIIETERLILREVTIDDASDMFKYLSDKDVVKHMGLAPFQTVKAVWDEINWYKSIVKDGTGIRWGITLKDVGKIIGSCGFLNMVTKHHRAEVGFELSKDYWGTGIASEALEAVVKFGYHHYQLERIEALIEPANLSSQKLVEKQGFTREGLLRHYEYTCGKFDDLFMYSLLKGDIDLN
- a CDS encoding CBO0543 family protein, giving the protein MKQRFEKNTLRFLMVLGLIMFVNLIRKPPTKDWMLIFLFKGYISSILDKLAVTKNKIVYPVNLFKWFDISFIFDYLLFPVVCVYYNQITKSSNLFWTIAKTFYFSIPMTLIEHFFEKRTSLIKFKNGWNIYWSLITLSLTFLISRTYIALVRKADNTPVPKNS
- a CDS encoding CBO0543 family protein, with protein sequence MFAYFFVDWKNWRKYYSTIQFFIICNLLYNFIFYNHTLWRYHAVTVDWLNHTLIDITFSFFIVPVVIIIYLRYYPKGKKQYLYIGIWIAYFTIIEFLFYKKGLFIYENNWNLFWSGVFNLILFTMVRMHYKRPLTALIVSIPIIAILLILFHPSLNDLK